The genomic region CGCACGAATGCCATCCTCTTTTACGTTGCCTGCCACAATACCTGAAAACGCCCGACGTAAATGGGCGGCCAGCTCATGAGTGGGCTGTTGGCGGTGTAGGGCCAGCCCGCGCATGGCGTCGTGGGTGGGCGTAAACGGTGCCTGAAACTCCCTGGCGATGGTTAAGCGCCAGTTATAGTAAAAGGCATCCTGATGTTTGCGGCGGAAGTCAGTAATTTTATCGATGCCATCGCGCATTCTACGGGCCACTTCCGTGGGGTCGCCGGTAATGATGGTGTAATAGCGGCGGATCTCTTCACCCAGGGTATAAACCAAGAATTCGTCAATTTTCTGGAAGTAGGCTGCTGAATTCGCAGGGCCGGTGAAGATAAGCGGAAAGGGGGTATCGCTGTTGCTGGGATGCAGCAAAATACCGAGTAAATAGAGAATTTCCTCGGCGGTACCGACACCGCCAGGAAAAACAATAATGCCATGGCCAAGACGCACAAACGCTTCAAGGCGCTTCTCGATATCCGGCATGACAACGAGTTCATTAACGATAGGGTTAGGGGCTTCGGCGGCGATGATGCCTGGCTCTGAAATGCCCAGGTAGCGGCCATCTTTACGGCGCTGTTTGGCGTGGGCAACGTTGGCGCCCTTCATCGGGCCTTTCATGGCGCCAGGGCCACAGCCAGTACAAATATCTAAATCGCGAAGGCCCAGATGGTAGCCAACATCTTTCGAATATTCGTACTCTTCCCGGGAGATAGAGTGCCCGCCCCAACACACCACAAGGCTTGGGTCGCGGCCAGGCTTTAAGGTGCCCGCCTTGCGTAAAATGTGAAACACCGCGTTGGTCGTGCCTTCACCGGTATTGAGGTCAAAGCGGTTGTGGTGCTGAATTTCATTGTAAACGTAGACAATGTCGCGAATGACCGCAGAGAGGTGTTCGCGAATACCGCGAATCATACGGCCATCCACAAACGCTTCAGCGGGCGCGTTGGTTAATTTCAGGCGAATGCCTCGGTCTTGCTGCAATACCTCTATATCGAAGTCTTTGTAGGCTTCTAAAATAGCTAAGCTATCATCGGTGGGGCTGCCGCAATTCAGCACCGCTAGCGCGCAACGGCGGAGTAAATCGTGTAAGCCACTTTTAGACGTGCTTTTAAGACGATTGACTTCATGTTGCGAAAGGACTTCTAAGCTTCCTTCGGGGGAGATGATGCTGGAGATTGTTGCGCGTGGCTCAGGCAGTTGCGTCATTAGAATGGCTTTCCCTAGGGGTAAAAAAATCACAATCTGCATACTATCACGCTGTTACGGCCGATTCAGTAGCGCTGACGGTGCGCCCAGCGGGTAGCTGAGTTGTGCTACTCTATGCGGACGTTAAAAGCAGATGATGACTCATAAGATGGCGCTTTATTATGTTTAATGCCGTGTATTTTCGGACATTTATTACGTTAGTGGAAACCGGAAGTTTCACACGAACGGCGCGCCGTTTGGAAATGACTCAGCCAGGGGTTAGCCAGCATATTCGCAAGCTGGAAAGCTACTTAAATAAAACGCTGCTGGAGCGTAAGGGGAGGAGCTTCACGCTTACCGAATCGGGTCGACGCGCTTATGATTACGCGCTAAAGCTGTTTGCTGACCACGAGCAGTTTCGCCACGGCCTAGATGACGACTCCTTAGATAGCGGCGAATGCCGAATTGCATCTCCGGGCAGTGTAGGTTTGATGTTTTACCCTTACATTCTGGGTCAGCAGCAGATGCACCCGAACCTGACCGTTAACTATAGTTTTGCGTTTAATCACGAAATTGTTAACGATTTGCTAGAAGGGCGCTATGACATCGGCATTGTAACCGAGCAGGTCAAGCATCCTGAACTTACCTGCACTCTTTGGCATAAAGAGCCGCTTTGCTTAGTAGTGCCTGCTGACTTTGCGGGCAGTACGCTCTCTGACCTGATGGGGATTGGTTTTCTCAACTACTACGATGGCATTAATCACGCCAATGCGTTGCTGAAGGCGAATTACCCCGATGAGTTCCGCTCGATGACACACTTTCGCCACCAGGGGTTTACCAACGAAGTGAGCATGGTGCTGGATGCTGTGGCCCGAGGGTTGGGGTTTACCGTCGTTTCCCGTTTGGTGCTGGAGACCTCTCCCTGGCAGCGCCAGGTGAAGGCGTTAGCGCTACCTCACGCCATTAGTGAAGTGCTTTACCTATTGCGTCGTCAAGATTCAGTGTTACCCAAGCGCTATGAAAAGCTGCTTAGTGGCTTTCATGAACAGCGCATGCATGAAATTACGCCCCTAGCGCCCGAATAACGGGGCTAGGGGCGTGGGCTTAGATTTTACTCGCTAGCATATTTATGAGCGGTACTCGTCAATGCTGGGGCATGAGCAAATAAGCTGTCGATCACCAAACACGTTGTCTACACGGTTAACTGAAGGCCAGTATTTAGATGCGGCGACGGCTGGTGAAGGGAAGGCGCCTAGCTGACGGTCATAGGGCCGCTGCCAGTCGCTATCCATCACATCTGCTTGCGTGTGAGGGGCGTTGACGAGGGGGTTGTTATCCAGCGGCCACTCGCCTCGCTCGACAGCGTCAATCTCTTCACGAATCGCTATCATGGCATCGCAGAAGCGGTCGATTTCATACAGCGACTCCGACTCGGTCGGCTCAATCATCAGCGTGCCGGGTACCGGGAATGACATGGTGGGCGCGTGGAAGCCGTAATCCATCAAGCGTTTAGCAATATCTTCTTCACTAATGCCCGAGGCGCTTTTGAGTGGGCGAATGTCGATAATACATTCGTGCGCGACGGTGCCATTCTGCCCACGATAGAGAATCGGATACGCATCTTCTAACCGCTTGGCAATATAGTTAGCGTTGAGAATGGCAAGCTCCGTGGCTTCTCGTAGGCCTCGGGCGCCCATCATCTTAATATAGGCCCAAGAGATCGGCAGAATCGAGGCGCTGCCAAATGCCGCCGCTGCGACGGCACCGCTTTCCGGGTTAACCCCATTAATAGGTGTCACCACATGGTTAGACACATAAGGCGCTAAGTGCGCTTTTACGCCAATGGGGCCCATGCCGGGGCCACCGCCGCCGTGGGGAATACAGAACGTTTTGTGCAGATTGAGGTGGGAAACATCGCCACCAAAATCGCCGGGGCGCGTAAGACCAACCTGTGCGTTCATATTGGCGCCATCGACATACACTTGGCCGCCGTGCTGGTGAACGACCTCGCATACTTTGCGTACGTGAGATTCAAACACCCCGTGGGTAGACGGGTAGGTGATCATCACCGCAGAGAGGCGCTCGCTGTACTGTTCGGCCTTGTGGGTTAGGTCAGCCAGGTCGATGTTGCCATTTTGGTCACACTCGACCACCACGACTTCCATGCTGAGCATAGCGGCAGAAGCAGGGTTGGTGCCGTGGGCAGAGCTTGGGATCAAACACACGTCACGGTGGGCTTCACCTTGCGCAGCCTGGTAGCGGCGAATCGCGAGCAGGCCTGCGTACTCGCCTTGTGCGCCTGAGTTAGGCTGCATAGAGATGTGGTCGTAACCAGTGACTTCGACTAGGAAGGCGGCGAGCTCATCAATCATTTGATGATAGCCCGCAACCTGGTCGCGCGGGGCAAACGGGTGTAAGTGTGCAAATGCAGGCCAGGAGACAGGAATCATCTCGCTGGTGGCATTGAGCTTCATGGTGCACGAGCCCAGCGGAATCATTGCATGCGCGAGCGAAAGGTCTTTATTCTCAAGACGCTTTAGATAGCGCAGCATTTCCGTTTCACTGCGATAACGCTTGAACGTTGGGTGCTCAAGGAAAGTGCTTTCACGCTGGTACGCTGAGGGGATGCCGCTGATGCCCTCGCTGACTACCTTTTCATCCAGCGCTGCCACGGAAAGTCCGTGTTCATCACCGAGCAACACGTCAAACAGGGCTGCCACGTCGTGGGCGGTGGTGGTTTCATCCAGGCTGATGCCAACATCGCCGTTAGCGAAGTAGTGCAGGTTGATGTCGTGGGTCATCGCGCGCCCATGGATTTTACCTGCATCTACTTGGGTTAAGCGCAGCGTATCGAACCAGCTGTCGTGAGTAAGCGTAATGCCTGCTTGCTTGAGGCCGACGGCCAGTAGAGTGGTCAAGCGATGTACGCGGCCAGCAATTTTACGAAGCCCTTCAGCGCCGTGATACGTCGCGTAAAAGCCGGCAATATTGGCTAGCAGCGCCTGGGCGGTACAGATATTGGACGTCGCTTTTTCACGACGAATATGCTGCTCGCGGGTTTGCATTGCCATGCGCAGCGCCGTGTTGCCTCGGCTATCTTTTGATACGCCGATAATCCGTCCAGGAATCGAGCGCTTCAGCTTGTCGGACGTGGCAAAAAACGCAGCATGTGGGCCGCCAAAGCCCATGGGAACGCCAAAGCGCTGGGAGCTACCCACCACAATGTCCGCGCCCATTGCGCCCGGCTCTTTCAGTAGCACCAAGCTTAAAAGGTCGGTGGCCACGCACGTCATAATGCCACGTGCTCGGGCTTCTTCTAGCATGGGGCCAAGGTCGCTAATTTCACCACTCGCAGAGGGGTACTGCACTAACGCACCGAAAACATCGTGTTGTGCGAGCGTGGCGGCGGGGCCGCTAATTAGCTCAAAGCCAAAAAATTCGGCGCGGGTTTTTACCACGTCTAGCGTTTGCGGAAAGAGGTCGTCGGCGACAAAAAAGGCATTGGACTTGCTTTTTTTATTGCTACGCTTGCAAAGCGCCATGGCCTCAGCCGCAGCGGTTGCTTCATCCAGCAGTGAGGCGTTCGCCAGCTCCATGCCGGTTAGATCCATGATGACTTGCTGGAAATTAAGCAGACCTTCTAAGCGGCCTTGAGAAATTTCTGGTTGGTAAGGGGTATAAGCGGTATACCAGCCTGGATTTTCCAGCACATTACGCTGAATGACGGCGGGCATGTGTGTGCCGTAATACCCTTGACCGATATAGCTTTTTGCAACTCGGTTTTGGCGTGCGAGCTGGCCTAGGTAATCAAGCGCTTCTGCTTCGCTGCGCGGGTCATCGAGCGCGAGTTCACGGCCAAGACGAATATCGCTGGGCACAGTTTGCTCAATCAGGTCTTCCATGCGCTGCATATTGAGCGCTTTTAACATGGTCGCGACATCGTCGGGGCTCGGCCCGTTATGACGTTTGATAAAAGCATCGTGGTCAGCCAGTTCGGCCAAGCGGCGTGTTTCAATAGGCATGGGTAAGTTCCGGACGTTATGAGAAAACCGTGCAGGGGTATTCGACAAGGGCAATAACAGGCCTACCTTGAGAGGGCAGGCCTACGATGCATTAACTCTCTGCGTTGATCGTTGCTTGGTAGGCGTCGGCGTCTAGCAAGTCATCAAGCGCTTGTTCGCTCAGGCGGACTTTCATTATCCAACCACCTTCATAAGGCGCGTCGTTAACAGTTTCCGGCGCATCCTCTAGAGCGTCATTGACTTCAATCACTTCACCGTCGACCGGTGAGTAAAGATCGGAAGCCGCTTTAACGGACTCAATTACACCAAACTCTTTGCCTTTGCTGAGCGCTTGGCCGACTTCGGGTAGCTCAACAAATACTACGTCACCCAACGCTTCTTGCGCGTGGTCGGTGATGCCAACTGTTACGGTGCCGTCTTGATGATCAAGTACCCATTCATGGCTTTTCGCGTAACGAAGATTAGTAGGAAGATTGCTCATAGTGATTCCCTATACGAAACGGTTGTCTGGACGAGAGCATACTAGCGTTTGTAGTTCGTCTTGGCGACAGCAGCCCTAGCCAGCAGAAGACAGTTTTTCCTATGTTACCGTGTTTCTTATCGGAAACAAATTTCTTCAGCGGGGCAGGAAGACAAAATCCGGCACACCGTTTTACACCTTTCAAGCGCTGGTTATAATTTCTAAATGTAGTGACTTTCTCTGTCCAATAACGACATCACCATAGATGTTGACTAGGGAAATGGTGTAAAACATGCAAATCTTGCGTTTTGCGGAGTTAACATGCGCTTTTGCAAGACGCTTGAGTATGGCAACCAACCAACAACGAAGGCAGAACACTGCCTAACACCCATAATAAGTGAGCTAACGAAAAGGGTAAGGAGATACGCGTGGAAACATTAACTAGCCTCCTGGGGGCGATTAACGGCGTAGTTTGGGGCCCGTTAATGCTGATTTTGCTGTTAGGTGTGGGGATCTACCTACAAATTGGCTTAAAACTCATGCCTATTCGCAAGCTGGGTATGGGATTCAAGCTAATGTGGCAAGGGCGCGATGCCAAGCCTAAATCAGCGCCTGGTGAAAAAGCCCCTGAAAAAGATAGCGACAGCGGCGAAATCTCCCCCTTTAACGCACTGATGACGGCCCTATCGGCCACTATCGGAACGGGTAACATTGCCGGTGTTGCTACCGCTATTGCTCTTGGTGGTCCAGGTGCGGTTTTTTGGATGTGGATTACCGCGCTGGTAGGTATGGCAACAAAGTTTTCCGAGGCGGTGTTGGCGGTTCGTTATCGTGAGACCGATAGCACCGGCTACCACGTTGGTGGGCCGATGTTTTATATCAAAAACGGCCTAGGCAAAAAGTGGCTGTGGCTTGGCGGATTGTTCTCATTTTTTGGTGCTATCGCGGCATTTGGTATTGGTAACACGGTGCAGTCAAACTCAGTGGCCGATGCCATGGATGCAACGTTCGGTGTGCCTCACTGGCTGACAGGCATCATCATCATGGTGCTTGCGGGTGCGGTGATTCTGGGCGGCATTAAGCGAATTGCTAAAGTAGCCGGTAAGCTTGTACCGATTATGGGTATTGCTTACGTGATCGCTGGTTTGCTGGTGTTGGTTGTGAATGCTAGCCAAATTGGTGACGCGTTTGGGCTGATTTTCTATTATGCCTTCAACCCCATCGCGGCGGCAGGTGGTTTTGCAGGGGCTGCGGTTATGGCCGCGATTCGTTTTGGTGTGGCGCGGGGTATTTTCTCCAACGAAGCGGGTCTGGGGAGCGCACCTATTGCCCACGCAGCTGCAAAAACCAAGAACCCGGTACGCCAAGGGCTGATTGCCATGCTGGGTACGTTTATCGATACCATTATGGTATGTACGATTACGGCCCTGGTCATTTTGACGTCGACCGTATGGACTGAAGGTGAAGCCGGTGCATCACTGACTGCGCTTTCATTTGATGCGGCGCTGCCTGGATTTGGTAACCAAATCGTTGCCGTGGCGCTGGCCGTATTTGCGTTTACCACCATTTTGGGCTGGTCGTTTTATGGAGAAAAATGCTGCCAGTTCCTGTTTGGTACGAGCTCAATTATGCTATATCGTGTGCTCTTTGTGCTGGCCATTCCGCTGGGCGCTATTGCGCAGTTGGGCTTTATCTGGCTGATGGCCGATACGTTTAATGCGTTAATGGCTATTCCGAACTTGATTGCTTTGGCCCTGCTGTCGCCAGTGGTATTCAAATTAACCAAGGATTACTTTGCCGGTAAAGACGTACTGCCTGGTGAAGCGCTGGATCATGATAAATAGCGTTTAGCACATCATTAAGATGCAATGACGCGCTATTCTGTTATCACTATCTGTAGAGTCGGGAAGCCAGCGATTGGCTTCCCGTTTCTTTTTAAGACCGAGGAAATCCCATGACAGACCTTAAACATACGCCGCTTCATACGTTACACACCAAGTTGGGTGCCAAAATGGTGCCCTTTGCTGGCTACGATATGCCGGTACAGTATCCGTTAGGCGTAAAAAAAGAGCATGAGCATACTCGCCAGCGGTGCGGTTTGTTTGATGTGTCTCACATGGGGCAAATTTTGGTCTCTGGCCAGGACGTGGCAAGCGCATTAGAGACCCTGATACCGGCTGATTTAGTAGCATTAAAGCAAGGTGAGCAGCGCTACGGGCTTTTCACCAGTACCGACGGCGGCATTATCGATGATCTGATGGTGGTCAATGCAGGCGATCATTTTTATCTCGTGGTCAATGCCGCTTGCAAAGACCAGGATATCGCTCACCTGCGTACCAACCTAGGCGCGACCCATAAAATTGAGGTGGTTGATCGGGGGCTGTTGGCGTTACAAGGGCCAGAAGCTCGCGATGTCATGGCGCGCCTCTGTCCGAAAGCCTGCGAACTGATATTTATGCAGCATGGCCGGTTCACGTTAGCAGGCCAGGAAGTCTGGATCAGCCGTAGTGGCTATACGGGTGAAGATGGTTTTGAAATTTCCGTGGCCCGTGAAGGTTGTGAAGCCCTTGCTGAGCAGCTGTTAGCTGAGCCAGAGGTGGAAGCAATTGGCCTTGGCGCGCGCGATTCACTGCGCTTAGAAGCGGGCCTATGCCTTTATGGCCACGATATGGATCTTGAGACGACCCCGGTCGAAGCAGGTCTGATTTGGGCTATCGCAAAACCACGTCGTCACGGTGGCGAACGTCCTGCAGGCTTTCCAGGCGCTGACGTTATTCTGCATCAGGTAGATGCTAAAGATCATCAGCGCAAGCGAGTTGGCTTAGTGGCAGAGGGACGCGCGCCTGTGCGAGAAGGCAGTGTGTTAGTTGATGAAGCGGGCAACGAAATAGGTGTTGTGACATCGGGTGGTTTCGGGCCTAGCGTAGGCAAACCGGTAGCACTTGGCTATGTGAAACGGGAATGGGAGGCGCCAGAGAGCGTTGTGTATGCGCTGGTGCGCGGTAAGCAGTTGCCCATGACCGTCGCCAAAACGCCTTTTGTGAAGCCCGGGTACTATCGCGGCTAAAAGGCCATGATTGCTTATAAGTTCTTATAAAAAGTTAACGGTAAAAAGCCCCTGACCATTCAGGGGCTTTTGCGTGGCATCTACGAATATACTGGTTATCGTAAGACCTGACGCGGGTCGATAGGTTTGCCTCCCTGGCGCAGATCAAATAGCAGGTCATAACGTTGAGTTGAGCTGCTTTGTCCAACCTCGCATAGAGGGTCTCCCGTGCTTACCTGCTGACCTACTTGAACGATAATACGCTCGCAGAGTGCATAAACCGTTTGCAGATTACCGGCGTGGTGGACAATCACCACGTCGCCGAGCTGGCGCATACTATCAGCAAAGCGGACTTCTCCTGGGGCGACGGCTTTCGCCGTTGCGCCTTCTTGTGTCGCTAGCAGCATGGGTTGAAGCGTGCCGCGGCTATCCGCACCGAAGCGCCGTACAATACGGTAGTCCTCTAACGGCCACGGCCAGCGCCTTGCCGAGGCGGGCAAGCTGGTGCTTGGTGTGGGTGAGGATGGAGCGGCGGCCGGTGTGCTGCTGCTACTGGCGCGGCTGCTTCTACCACCGCTACTTCCACCGCTACTGGTGAGTGGCACACTGATGATTTGACCAATGCGCAACCCCGTTGCAGGGGTGCTCGAGTTCGCGCTTTGTAGGCGACCAGAAGTAGTGCCAAAATGACGAGCAATGCTGGAGTAGGTATCGCCTGCTCGGATTTGGTAGCGGTAGGGGCCGCCGGAAGGAGCACGTTCTTGTTGCGTCGGTATCAGCAGACGGTGGCCAACGTTCAATCGTGGTGCTGATACGCCTGGGTTAAAGCGTTCAAGACGCTCCAGGGGAACATTTGCCCGCGCGGCCAGCCCTGCTAACGTGTCACCACGCTGTACCTCAAGCCATCGTCCATTG from Halomonas sp. 7T harbors:
- a CDS encoding LysR family transcriptional regulator gives rise to the protein MFNAVYFRTFITLVETGSFTRTARRLEMTQPGVSQHIRKLESYLNKTLLERKGRSFTLTESGRRAYDYALKLFADHEQFRHGLDDDSLDSGECRIASPGSVGLMFYPYILGQQQMHPNLTVNYSFAFNHEIVNDLLEGRYDIGIVTEQVKHPELTCTLWHKEPLCLVVPADFAGSTLSDLMGIGFLNYYDGINHANALLKANYPDEFRSMTHFRHQGFTNEVSMVLDAVARGLGFTVVSRLVLETSPWQRQVKALALPHAISEVLYLLRRQDSVLPKRYEKLLSGFHEQRMHEITPLAPE
- the gcvT gene encoding glycine cleavage system aminomethyltransferase GcvT, translated to MTDLKHTPLHTLHTKLGAKMVPFAGYDMPVQYPLGVKKEHEHTRQRCGLFDVSHMGQILVSGQDVASALETLIPADLVALKQGEQRYGLFTSTDGGIIDDLMVVNAGDHFYLVVNAACKDQDIAHLRTNLGATHKIEVVDRGLLALQGPEARDVMARLCPKACELIFMQHGRFTLAGQEVWISRSGYTGEDGFEISVAREGCEALAEQLLAEPEVEAIGLGARDSLRLEAGLCLYGHDMDLETTPVEAGLIWAIAKPRRHGGERPAGFPGADVILHQVDAKDHQRKRVGLVAEGRAPVREGSVLVDEAGNEIGVVTSGGFGPSVGKPVALGYVKREWEAPESVVYALVRGKQLPMTVAKTPFVKPGYYRG
- a CDS encoding alanine/glycine:cation symporter family protein, with the protein product METLTSLLGAINGVVWGPLMLILLLGVGIYLQIGLKLMPIRKLGMGFKLMWQGRDAKPKSAPGEKAPEKDSDSGEISPFNALMTALSATIGTGNIAGVATAIALGGPGAVFWMWITALVGMATKFSEAVLAVRYRETDSTGYHVGGPMFYIKNGLGKKWLWLGGLFSFFGAIAAFGIGNTVQSNSVADAMDATFGVPHWLTGIIIMVLAGAVILGGIKRIAKVAGKLVPIMGIAYVIAGLLVLVVNASQIGDAFGLIFYYAFNPIAAAGGFAGAAVMAAIRFGVARGIFSNEAGLGSAPIAHAAAKTKNPVRQGLIAMLGTFIDTIMVCTITALVILTSTVWTEGEAGASLTALSFDAALPGFGNQIVAVALAVFAFTTILGWSFYGEKCCQFLFGTSSIMLYRVLFVLAIPLGAIAQLGFIWLMADTFNALMAIPNLIALALLSPVVFKLTKDYFAGKDVLPGEALDHDK
- the ppnN gene encoding nucleotide 5'-monophosphate nucleosidase PpnN; translated protein: MTQLPEPRATISSIISPEGSLEVLSQHEVNRLKSTSKSGLHDLLRRCALAVLNCGSPTDDSLAILEAYKDFDIEVLQQDRGIRLKLTNAPAEAFVDGRMIRGIREHLSAVIRDIVYVYNEIQHHNRFDLNTGEGTTNAVFHILRKAGTLKPGRDPSLVVCWGGHSISREEYEYSKDVGYHLGLRDLDICTGCGPGAMKGPMKGANVAHAKQRRKDGRYLGISEPGIIAAEAPNPIVNELVVMPDIEKRLEAFVRLGHGIIVFPGGVGTAEEILYLLGILLHPSNSDTPFPLIFTGPANSAAYFQKIDEFLVYTLGEEIRRYYTIITGDPTEVARRMRDGIDKITDFRRKHQDAFYYNWRLTIAREFQAPFTPTHDAMRGLALHRQQPTHELAAHLRRAFSGIVAGNVKEDGIRAIEAHGPFELTAEPELMQRLDELLTSFVAQGRMKLDGQPYTPCYVLK
- the gcvP gene encoding aminomethyl-transferring glycine dehydrogenase codes for the protein MPIETRRLAELADHDAFIKRHNGPSPDDVATMLKALNMQRMEDLIEQTVPSDIRLGRELALDDPRSEAEALDYLGQLARQNRVAKSYIGQGYYGTHMPAVIQRNVLENPGWYTAYTPYQPEISQGRLEGLLNFQQVIMDLTGMELANASLLDEATAAAEAMALCKRSNKKSKSNAFFVADDLFPQTLDVVKTRAEFFGFELISGPAATLAQHDVFGALVQYPSASGEISDLGPMLEEARARGIMTCVATDLLSLVLLKEPGAMGADIVVGSSQRFGVPMGFGGPHAAFFATSDKLKRSIPGRIIGVSKDSRGNTALRMAMQTREQHIRREKATSNICTAQALLANIAGFYATYHGAEGLRKIAGRVHRLTTLLAVGLKQAGITLTHDSWFDTLRLTQVDAGKIHGRAMTHDINLHYFANGDVGISLDETTTAHDVAALFDVLLGDEHGLSVAALDEKVVSEGISGIPSAYQRESTFLEHPTFKRYRSETEMLRYLKRLENKDLSLAHAMIPLGSCTMKLNATSEMIPVSWPAFAHLHPFAPRDQVAGYHQMIDELAAFLVEVTGYDHISMQPNSGAQGEYAGLLAIRRYQAAQGEAHRDVCLIPSSAHGTNPASAAMLSMEVVVVECDQNGNIDLADLTHKAEQYSERLSAVMITYPSTHGVFESHVRKVCEVVHQHGGQVYVDGANMNAQVGLTRPGDFGGDVSHLNLHKTFCIPHGGGGPGMGPIGVKAHLAPYVSNHVVTPINGVNPESGAVAAAAFGSASILPISWAYIKMMGARGLREATELAILNANYIAKRLEDAYPILYRGQNGTVAHECIIDIRPLKSASGISEEDIAKRLMDYGFHAPTMSFPVPGTLMIEPTESESLYEIDRFCDAMIAIREEIDAVERGEWPLDNNPLVNAPHTQADVMDSDWQRPYDRQLGAFPSPAVAASKYWPSVNRVDNVFGDRQLICSCPSIDEYRS
- the gcvH gene encoding glycine cleavage system protein GcvH; protein product: MSNLPTNLRYAKSHEWVLDHQDGTVTVGITDHAQEALGDVVFVELPEVGQALSKGKEFGVIESVKAASDLYSPVDGEVIEVNDALEDAPETVNDAPYEGGWIMKVRLSEQALDDLLDADAYQATINAES
- a CDS encoding LysM peptidoglycan-binding domain-containing protein — protein: MDQLTLAGKRYLAWHPNRSRLTLTLGVCLIVSWLAGCASPSTSTERVPATSSASHINGRWLEVQRGDTLAGLAARANVPLERLERFNPGVSAPRLNVGHRLLIPTQQERAPSGGPYRYQIRAGDTYSSIARHFGTTSGRLQSANSSTPATGLRIGQIISVPLTSSGGSSGGRSSRASSSSTPAAAPSSPTPSTSLPASARRWPWPLEDYRIVRRFGADSRGTLQPMLLATQEGATAKAVAPGEVRFADSMRQLGDVVIVHHAGNLQTVYALCERIIVQVGQQVSTGDPLCEVGQSSSTQRYDLLFDLRQGGKPIDPRQVLR